Within Triticum dicoccoides isolate Atlit2015 ecotype Zavitan chromosome 1B, WEW_v2.0, whole genome shotgun sequence, the genomic segment CTCTTTATCTCTTGAATCCCAAATGGATCATCATCCAGACTTCCCTTAATCGCCTCAGCAGCAAAGGAGAGTCACGAACTGAAAACTGAAGCAGGGGAAAGTGACGCCATGGGAGAACAGAACAGAATTTGGGGAGCAGGGGAATCAAACCAGGGGAAACGGGAGGGGATCTGCGGGAAGAATAGAGGGTGGAGGAGGCTAGAAGCTAGGATCAGGGGATAAAatggaaagaactggatcgaggggAGGCGGCGGCAGCCAGCCGAAAATCGACAGCCGCGCGCAACTGAGGGAAGGGAGGATAAAGCGATGCACATCGTCGCTGGGAAGCAATCGGTGGCAAAGCAGCAGCGTCGGTTCCGGGCAGGAAGACCGACGCCGGCCAAAGACTCGGCCCGAGAGGAGCACCGGGGAAGGGGGGAATAGAAGGTGAAAATTTTGGTGTGAAGGGGCGGCGGAACTGGTTGGGAACagagaacaagcaaggagtaggggATCGGTGCAGGAGGAAGCAAGAGAGGTAGTACGTATTAGAGAGGAAATCAGAGGGAGAGGGGAGACGGCATCACGCCAGTCGCCGGCAATCACAGGAAAGTCTGGTCGGTAGCACCGCTTCCGTCGCTTTTGTTACACATAAGTTGACTGAGTCGTGGATCATTCAGAACCGTCTGGTTCAGTCCCTGACTCTTGGTTTCCTGAACTTCCTTGCGTAGGCGGCATTCCACGGGAGCACAGAGGAGAACCATGGGGGTGGCTTAGCAGATCTGGTATACCTTGTCCGTAAAAATCGGTTTACATTATACCGTAaaatgtttttttttttgcatttttacaATATGACTTGTTCTGGCAAAACTGATCCCgtaaaaaatatttcatgttcctgACAAAACTTCACAAACCCCACTAGAAATGCCTGCTAAATTACACTTGAGTCCCTTGGGTCGTCATGTCCAAGCCAGCGGCAAGCAGTTGATTCCAGGTCGTGCCCGCGTCCGCGAGCCGAGCGCCCGGGGTGTGAGCTGCGCGACCAGGGCAACAGCCACCATAGTTGGCCGCTTAGTAGCCCCTGCCTGACCTCCTCTGGAACTTCATCTGCTCGCGCTTGCAGCTCCCGCGGTGGGGGGAGTAGGCCCAACGCGTTCGGAAGTGCGTCGAAAGCCGGGGGCTGGccgcgcctccctccccctccGATGTCGACTGTCTTGTGCCCGCGTTGCGCCTGCCCGACCTCCTCTGTTGCTCCACCGCCGCCCACCTCTGCACCTCATCATGCTCCTAAGCTCGAGTCGACCCTTGCATCACTGGAATTCAGCCATTTCCTGCAGACTGCAGCGAGCCCTCTTTGAATTCACCACATGTTTGCCCGCAATAGGTTGGCCCACGTACATGCTAGCACGAAACGATGGGCTCATGGTGTCAAATTTATTGTCAAGCATCACCGATGAGCCTGTGGATTTTGCCTTCCCTCTTCCTACCAGTTCGGCGGCCGGTGGCAGTGAGGAGAATCACGATGTCTCGGCTCTGGCTAGTATTCCCTCCTTCCCAAAATGTAAGTTGTGATTGACCTTTTACGGTCTTCGATGCACGACTTTGACCACTAATATATATCAAAGTATATGGATTGAACATGTATAATGGCATTGTCGTATTTGTCTTGTAAAACAATTTTATTTCATATGTATGTATACTAATTTTATAGACATACAATAGATGAAAATCATAGTCAAAATTGTGCAACAAAGACCAGAAAAGTCAAACTgcgccttatattttgggaagAAGGGAGTAGATTAGTTTAGTTTTTCTTAGTCCTCATAGGAGTGGCGTTCAGGTGGTTCTTCTTTGAGTTGGTCTGTCGGCTTTGGTCCTCCTTAAATTCGCCTGTCCGAACGAAATCGGTAGAGCTTTGACGTAGATTCGCCAGTGCGTGGGAGATGGTGTCAGACACATCAGATCAATTCAAGGGTTTAACAACGACGACTGTGGCTCACTGGGGATGCTTGTCCTTACGACACGTGTACAATGACTTCTGTTCCCAACTGTCATCATTGACAAGGCCAGTCATTCTCTGGTAGAGAAGCGGCAACAACGACGCGTCGGCGGCCCATTCTAGTGATGATGGTGGTCGTTCGGTGGTTTAATGACCTCAATATAATTTTTTTTTTCTATTTGGGGTGGTTTATAATTGCGCTGAACTTTTTTTAGCAAAAAAAAAAAGACCAAGATTGTTACATTTGTGTTATTCTTTGGTTTTATTCTTCTAAAAGTTGTCGGGGGAGGTGTGAAGTGTTGCCAGGTGAGTTGAAGTTTTTTTTTTTGGGGTAATTAAAAGCAAACGGAAGCATGCTCTTTTCAGCCGGGCCCAGCGATGTGAAATTGCTGCATCCCCCCGACCCNNNNNNNNNNNNNNNNNNNNNNNNNNNNNNNNNNNNNNNNNNNNNNNNNNNNNNNNNNNNNNNNNNNNNNNNNNNNNNNNNNNNNNNNNNNNNNNNNNNNNNNNNNNNNNNNNNNNNNNNNNNNNNNNNNNNNNNNNNNNNNNNNNNNNNNNNNNNNNNNNNNNNNNNNNNNNNNNNNNNNNNNNNNNNNNNNNNNNNNNNNNNNNNNNNNNNNNNNNNNNNNNNNNNNNNNNNNNNNNNNNNNNNNNNNNNNNNNNNNNNNNNNNNNNNNNNNNNNNNNNNNNNNNNNNNNNNNNNNNNNNNNNNNNNNNNNNNNNNNNNNNNNNNNNNNNNNNNNNNNNNNNNNNNNNNCCCGGTGGATTTCGCTCGTCGCCGCTGGTCTCACCTCCTCCCTCCTCAACGCTCGTCGGATCTGTCGCCCCCTCCCCTTCCAGAAGGAGCAGAGCCAGGGTACGGCGCGGCCTTCTCCGTCTCAACTCTCCCCCTCTTACTTTTTAGATGTCAGGGCTTTTCCGTGGTGATGGGAGGGTGGGGTGGgtcggggtggggtggggtggggcagGGGTAGGGTTAGAGGCTAAACTTCTTTTTCATGATCTAAGGAACCGACGGGATCTGTACGTAGCAACTTCTTTCTAGATGGTCTTGGTTTTCTGTTTCATGATTTGGACCCCAAAGTCTTGCATTACGTATTTATTGCATCCCCTTTGTTGCTTGGTGAATGCTGAGGTTAGCTGATGGTTGAAGATGTACTCAAGACGAGTTCATGGATGCATTACTTATTTATTGCAGCCCCCTTTGTTGCTTGTTGAATGCTCAGGTTAGCTGATTGGTGAAGGCATGTACTCAAGATGAGTTCATGGAGCCTGTTTAAGATTTTTGTGCTGCATGGGATGTTTTCCTAGTGTATTAAGGTTTCTGTACCACTCACAAGGAAAATTATCATTTAGCATGCCTTCTGAAAAATGATAACAAAACTAAACTAATTTGTCACCTAATTTGCTATTTACTATCATAATTTGCTACAAACTAAGTAGCTGGCATGAAACTTCCTGGGCATATAGCTGTACCATTTCATTAAGCAAGTCTGCGTTGTATGACTATATGGATGGTTCTTTTTTTTTTACAATCTTCTCCATGTTTAATGTTTGTAAGGAATTCTAGACCACCTGATATTCTAGTAAGATCTGATTAATCACACGTTCTTTCCTTTGTAGTATTAGCTTTTTCTTAGATGACTTGCATCTTCTGACTTACTCTTATGCAGAGTAAGTTTATGATGTACAAGTATTGAGACAATGTACTGATATCATGCTGACATTTACCAGTAATTGTTATTATACCATTTAATATGCTTTATTTATGCTAGCTTTCATAATCTGCAACGGCTGAGTTGCTAAAATAAGTTGGTGATAATTTTGTTTGTTCTCCGTACAGTATTATTTTTGACAATTATACACATATGTGCAAGCTATGGAACCATATAAACTGGTTATATGAAGCTTTTTGTTTTGTTCTTTATTTCACATGACAGCCGATGGCACAAGATGGGAGAGGACCACTTGCCAACCTGCAAGGAGAAGATGCTGGTGTTGGATTGCCAGATGAAGATCATCAAAGGGTCCAGGTGATTTAGCATGCCTTCTGAAAAGTGATAACAAAATAGAACTAAATTATTACCTAATATGCTTTTTCTATCATAATTTGCTACAAACTAAGATAACTGGCATGAAACTTCCAGAGCATATAGTTTACCATTTCATAAGGCAAGTCCGCGTTATATGACTATATGGATGGTTTTTATCTTTACAATCTTCTCCATGTTTTGTGTTTTTAAGGAATTCTAGACCACCTGATATTCTAGTAAGATCTAATTAGTCACGTTCTTTCCTTTGTAGTATTTGCGTTTTCTTAGATGACTTGCATTTTCTGACGTACACTTATGTAGAGTAAGTTTATGATGTACAAGTATTGAGACAACGTGCTGATATCATGCTGATATTTACCAGTAATTAAGAAGCTTTATTTGTGTTAGCTGTCATAATCTGGAAGGGCTGAGTTGCTAAAATAAGTTGGTGATAATGTTGTTTGTTTCTTCGTACAGTATTATTTTTGACAATTCTACACATAATGTGCAATCTTTTGAGCCATATAAATTGGTTATATGAACCTTTTTGTTTTGTTCTTTATTTCACATGACAGCCAATGGCACAAGATGGGAGAGGGCCACTTGCCAACCTGCAAAGAGAAGCTGCTGCTGGGGGACTGGCAGATGAAGGCCATCAAAGGGTCGAGGTGATTTAGCATGCCTTCTGAAAAGTGATAACAAAATTAAATTAAATTATACCTAATATGCTTTTTCTATCATAATTTGCTACAAACTAAGATAACTAGCATGAAACTTCCTGGGCATATAGTTGTACCGTTTCATTAGGCAAGTCCGCATTATATGACTATATGGAATTATGGATGGATCTTATTTTTTACAATCTTCTCCATGTTTAGTGTTTTTAAGGAATTCTAGAACATCTGCTGATATTCTAGTAAGATCTGATCAAGCATGTTCTTTCCTTTGTAGTATTGGCTTCTTCTTAGACAATGTACTGATATCATGCTGGCATTTACCAGTAGTTGTTACTATACATGTGCCAgaaccaaagaactagctatggacaggggtgtgtggaagcttgctatccatgtgccagaaccatgagttggtcgcAAGATTGTATGGGTTTCGCCTCTAGCCTAACCCAACTTGCTTGGGTCTAAAGGTTTTTGTTGTTGTTACTATACCATTTAATAAGCTTTATATTGCTGTCATAATCTGGAACGGCTGAGTTGCTATAATAAGGCGGTGATAATTTAGTGTTGTTCGTATGATATTATTTTTGATAATTCTAcacatatgtgcaagctttggagccATATAAACTTGTTATGTGAAGCTTATTATTTTGTCCTTCATTTCACACAATAGGTGATTGTACAAGCTGGCAGAGGACAGCCTGCCCAGAGGGTGTACTCAGAAGACTGTCTGTTACCTTGGCTTTTGAAGAATGATAATAAGAGAAAGCATGGATGGGAAAAGCAAATGGAGCAGGACCTTATCAAATACAACATTGATCTTCAGGTTTGGCTATAACCAGATGCTGTTTTTCGAAGCACACAGTCAGTGTTTATTATACAACCAAAAGATCAATAATGGTATTTTTTGTATGACTGCATCTAATTGCACTTGAGTAACTTGTTTAACCAGGAAAGAAAGCGGTTCAATGGACTCCCTGCTGAGTATCATGGGCCAAACGAGTTCGTCAGGTTAACAAACATGGATCTGATGACGATCTACGATGGAGTCTCTGAGCGTAGGTGTGAAGCACTCATCCTTAAGGCGAAAGGAAAGTTGAAGAAAGATGACCTTACTGCAAGGCTTGCCTGCATTAAGGGGTTATTGCTTTATGCAAAACCTAAGAGAAAGGACGTTCAGCTGGCGGGCGGGAACCCTCTCCCCGTGCCTGCATTAAGGGGTTATTGCTTTATGCAAAACCTAAGAGAAAGGACGTTCAGCTGGCGGGCGGGAACCCTCTCCCCGTGCCTGCCCACTTCTCAAAAGTCATCGTACCATAGGTGTCTATCCAACAGGAATCCAGTTCTCCGGACTGTGCTAGAGGTGCTCGACAACATTTTTGGTCCTCTGATTGGCGTTTAGTGATATGCCAGGCCAACTTCTTTTTGGTCTGTGGAGGTGCACTTGTTAAATCCTTTTCTGTTCTGTGGGTGTTTGCTCAGTTCACGAACCCCATTATACAACCACTCCATGTAAATTTGTGGAGCTTTCGGTGAATTTAATCTGGTGACATGTTAATGAAATTTGCTTTGTGGCACTGCCTGACAAAAATGACCAATATTTGGATCTCTTGTTGGATGCTCTTTTGTTTGCTTGCTGGTTAATTTCTGTTGAAATAAGTGTGCTATGTCTGTTGTTGTTGATGAATTACTATTATGCTTACCTAATAAACAAACCATGCAGCATTTCTACCTTAGAACTCGATGGTTGCGAGGCACGATTGATAATATGAGTGTGCTATGTGTGTTGTTGATGAGCTACTATTTATGCTTATACCTATATAATAAACGAAACCATGCAGCATTTCTACCTTAGAGCTCAATGGTTGCGAGGCATGATTGATACGCTATTCTACCTTAGAGCTCAATGGTTGCGAGGCACGATTGATAATATGAGTGTGCTATGTGTGTGGTTGATGAGCTACTATTTATGCTTATACCTATAATAAACGAAACCATGCAGGCATTTCTACCTTAGAGCTcaatgtttttgttttgttttgagaaaACCCTTGGGAACGATCTTTTTTTTGGTGTTTACCTTCGTTTTGTCTTCTAAAGCTTCAAAAGAAGGTGCTTCGCTGGGGATCGACCACGCGACCTCACGCTTCGACAAAGCCGCACTACCCACTAGAGCATTGTGGTACAAGCGATTCTATTCTTCTTTTCTTCCCTTTTATTCTCTTTTTCTCGGTTTTTCCAGTTCGCTACTGTTTTGGACTGtttatttggtttttcttttatttgttttcttattAAACGCGCGGATTATTTTTTCAAATTCTCAAACCTTTTTTcagttttatgattttttttcaaatttgaatttttttacaaagcaatcaacattttttcaactcggtgaactttttccaaattcgatgaacttttattcaaaccgatgaacttttttacaaaattgatgaacttttttcaaaatcaatgaactctttAAATTTGATGAAtttcttttcaaatttgatgaactttttttaaaatcgatgaactttttccaaatttgtgaactttttttcaaatcgatgaacattTTAGATCTATTTTCGAAAGTCAACGGTCAAATGGTTTGAACGATCAacagtttttttttgagaaattgacAGATCAACAGATGACTTGGGTTGCGATCGAGCGAAAGGAAACGAACGACCGAAGTtgtttgctgggccggcccacgaggTCAAAGCTGTGAGCGCCAGCTTACGCAACGCCAGTTAGGAGCTCCCGATGGGGGTCCTtggagagcaactaattaacgagcactCCTTCggtagcctcgcaacgatcagcgccacttggcgcgctctcagccatttacCACGTGTCGCACTCTGGACGCTCCCTTTAGATTTTTTTTTCGCACGCATTTTttagctttttaaacggtt encodes:
- the LOC119334263 gene encoding uncharacterized protein LOC119334263, translating into MAQDGRGPLANLQGEDAGVGLPDEDHQRVQPMAQDGRGPLANLQREAAAGGLADEGHQRVEVIVQAGRGQPAQRVYSEDCLLPWLLKNDNKRKHGWEKQMEQDLIKYNIDLQERKRFNGLPAEYHGPNEFVRLTNMDLMTIYDGVSERRCEALILKAKGKLKKDDLTARLACIKGLLLYAKPKRKDVQLAGGNPLPVPALRGYCFMQNLRERTFSWRAGTLSPCLPTSQKSSYHRCLSNRNPVLRTVLEVLDNIFGPLIGV